One window of the Montipora foliosa isolate CH-2021 chromosome 4, ASM3666993v2, whole genome shotgun sequence genome contains the following:
- the LOC137998816 gene encoding uncharacterized protein, producing the protein MLREKDDIVSGKQFNWSLSLSKSLSMAFHKVGVVLFVDLQNDLRSCVTDKSTAEFYDDGTGSRKQFNWSLSLSKSLSMAFHKVGVVLFVDLQNDLRSCVTDKSTAEFYDDGTGSRE; encoded by the exons ATGCTTCGTGAGAAGGATGACATTGTATCAG GAAAACAGTTTAATTGGTCATTGTCACTATCCAAGTCATTATCAATGGCATTCCATAAGGTTGGAGTGGTATTGTTCGTGGATTTACAAAATGATCTTCGATCCTGTGTGACTGACAAGTCAACTGCTGAGTTTTATGATGATGGCACAGGTTCAA GAAAACAGTTTAATTGGTCATTGTCACTATCCAAGTCATTATCAATGGCATTCCATAAGGTTGGAGTGGTATTGTTCGTGGATTTACAAAATGATCTTCGATCCTGTGTGACTGACAAGTCAACTGCTGAGTTTTATGATGATGGCACAGGTTCAAGGGAGTAA